The Streptococcus mitis genome has a segment encoding these proteins:
- the birA gene encoding bifunctional biotin--[acetyl-CoA-carboxylase] ligase/biotin operon repressor BirA, with product MKSYQAVYQILAKDANYISGEKIAEELSLSRTSIWKAIRRLEQEGIEIDSIKNKGYKLVSGDLILPEILEENLPIKVSFKPETRSTQLDAKEAIDLGNEANTLYLASYQTAGRGRFQRSFYSPQGGIYMTLHLKPNLPYDKLPSYTLLVAGAIYKAIKNLTLIDIDIKWVNDIYLKNQKIGGILTEAMTSVETSLVTDIIIGVGINFTINDFPQELKEKAASLFKTPAPITRNELIIEIWRTFFETPAEELLYLYKKQSFVLGKEVTFTLNQKDYKGLAKDISENGKLLVQCDNGKEIWLNSGEISLKSWK from the coding sequence ATGAAATCTTACCAAGCTGTCTACCAAATTCTAGCTAAAGATGCCAACTATATCAGCGGAGAAAAAATCGCAGAAGAACTATCCCTCAGCCGAACATCAATTTGGAAAGCCATCAGGCGGCTAGAACAAGAAGGCATTGAAATTGATAGTATCAAAAACAAAGGCTATAAACTGGTGAGTGGAGACCTTATTCTTCCAGAGATTCTAGAAGAAAACCTTCCAATTAAAGTCAGTTTTAAACCCGAAACAAGATCAACACAACTCGATGCAAAAGAAGCAATTGATTTAGGAAATGAAGCAAACACCCTCTATCTAGCTTCCTATCAAACAGCAGGACGAGGCCGTTTTCAACGCTCCTTCTACTCCCCACAAGGTGGCATTTATATGACCCTCCATCTCAAACCAAATCTCCCTTACGACAAATTACCATCCTACACACTACTTGTAGCAGGAGCTATCTACAAAGCCATTAAGAACCTAACTTTAATAGATATCGACATAAAATGGGTCAATGATATCTACCTCAAAAATCAAAAAATTGGAGGAATCCTCACTGAAGCAATGACCTCTGTGGAAACTAGCTTAGTCACAGATATCATTATTGGAGTAGGAATCAACTTCACTATTAATGATTTCCCACAAGAATTAAAAGAAAAAGCTGCTAGTTTATTTAAAACACCAGCACCTATTACCAGAAATGAATTAATCATAGAAATCTGGCGCACTTTCTTCGAAACACCAGCAGAAGAACTATTATACCTATACAAAAAACAGTCATTCGTTCTAGGAAAAGAAGTTACTTTCACACTAAATCAAAAAGACTACAAGGGACTTGCTAAAGATATCTCAGAAAATGGCAAACTTTTAGTTCAATGTGATAACGGAAAAGAAATCTGGCTAAATAGCGGAGAAATTTCACTCAAGAGTTGGAAGTAG
- a CDS encoding O-antigen ligase family protein, which translates to MKSIGFIEKLKGLSSKELILLGIILSIFLPFYLFVVVFCLYIISLIFTGDMKSILQKMGEHPMLLLFLGYSTVISVFAQNWMGVVASVGIFLFTVFFLHYQSILSHKFFRLILQLVLFGSVLSAAFASLEHFQIVKKFNYAFLSPNMQVWHQNRAEVTFFNPNYYGIICCFCIMIAFYLFTTTKLNWLKVFCVFAGFVNLFGLNFTQNRTAFPAIIAGAIIYLFTTIKNWKAFWLSIGVFAIGLSFLFSSDLGVRMGTLDSSMEERISIWDAGMALFKQNPFWGEGPLTYMHSYPRINAPYHEHAHSLYIDTILSYGIVGTILLVLSSVAPVRLMMDMSQESGKRPIIGLYLSFLTVVAVHGIFDLALFWIQSGFIFLLVMCSIPLEHRTLVSDMTD; encoded by the coding sequence TTGAAATCAATAGGCTTTATTGAAAAGCTGAAAGGGTTGTCTAGTAAAGAGCTGATTTTATTGGGAATTATCCTGAGTATCTTTTTACCCTTTTATCTTTTTGTAGTTGTATTCTGTTTATATATTATCAGTTTAATTTTCACAGGAGACATGAAAAGTATTCTTCAGAAAATGGGGGAGCATCCGATGCTGCTTCTTTTTCTTGGCTATAGTACTGTTATATCCGTTTTTGCACAAAATTGGATGGGAGTTGTGGCTTCAGTAGGAATTTTTCTATTTACTGTTTTCTTTTTGCATTATCAGTCGATTTTATCACATAAATTCTTTCGATTGATTTTGCAGCTCGTCTTGTTTGGTAGCGTCTTGTCAGCTGCTTTTGCGAGTTTAGAACATTTCCAAATTGTGAAGAAATTCAACTATGCTTTTCTTTCACCCAATATGCAGGTGTGGCATCAGAATCGTGCAGAAGTGACCTTCTTTAATCCTAATTATTATGGAATTATTTGTTGTTTCTGTATAATGATTGCTTTCTATCTGTTTACAACGACCAAATTGAATTGGTTGAAAGTATTCTGTGTGTTTGCAGGCTTTGTGAATCTCTTTGGTTTGAACTTTACGCAAAATCGAACTGCCTTTCCTGCTATTATCGCTGGAGCCATTATTTATCTCTTTACGACCATTAAAAACTGGAAGGCCTTTTGGCTTAGTATTGGGGTCTTCGCAATCGGATTGAGTTTCCTCTTTTCTAGTGATTTAGGAGTTCGGATGGGGACTTTAGACTCTTCTATGGAAGAACGCATTTCTATCTGGGATGCTGGGATGGCCTTGTTTAAGCAAAATCCTTTTTGGGGTGAAGGGCCATTGACCTACATGCACTCGTATCCTCGGATAAATGCTCCTTATCATGAACATGCTCACAGTCTTTATATTGATACGATTCTGAGTTACGGAATTGTAGGGACTATTTTACTAGTTTTGTCTTCTGTGGCTCCTGTTCGCTTGATGATGGATATGAGTCAGGAGTCGGGGAAACGTCCGATTATAGGTCTTTATCTATCTTTCCTTACAGTGGTTGCTGTGCATGGAATCTTTGACTTGGCCCTCTTCTGGATTCAGTCAGGTTTCATTTTCTTGCTAGTTATGTGCAGTATTCCGTTGGAGCATCGAACATTGGTATCGGACATGACGGATTAA
- a CDS encoding MarR family winged helix-turn-helix transcriptional regulator yields the protein MKDSHLVAHHIRLLNGRIFQKLLSQDPEALYRSEQGKILAVLWNSETGCATATDIALATGLANNTLTTMIKKLEEQNLVAISPCGKDKRKKYLVLTELGLAQKEVGHRVSQKLDTIFYKGFSEEEIRQFEGFQERILANLKEKENEV from the coding sequence ATGAAAGATAGTCATTTGGTAGCCCATCATATTCGTTTGTTGAATGGGCGGATTTTTCAAAAGTTACTGAGCCAAGACCCTGAAGCTCTTTATCGGAGTGAACAGGGCAAGATTTTAGCGGTTTTATGGAATAGTGAAACTGGCTGTGCAACTGCGACAGACATTGCACTTGCGACTGGGCTTGCTAACAATACACTGACGACTATGATTAAAAAGCTAGAGGAACAAAATCTTGTAGCGATTAGTCCATGTGGAAAAGATAAGAGGAAGAAATATTTAGTTTTAACAGAGTTGGGGCTGGCCCAAAAAGAAGTGGGGCATCGTGTCAGTCAGAAATTGGATACTATCTTTTACAAAGGATTTTCAGAGGAAGAAATTCGTCAGTTTGAAGGTTTTCAAGAAAGAATTTTGGCTAATTTGAAAGAGAAGGAAAATGAGGTTTAG
- a CDS encoding ester cyclase codes for MSKQVENAQNLYIHAIQDGRVAEAQAQSVGDTYIQHSTGVPDGKEGFATFFANFFERHPERQIKIVRTIEDGNLVFVHVHQYLNGGEAQWVTTDTFRADENGRIVEHWDVIDYYRTPENGQLDQIFGDFEIKDLDKTTENKKLVHRFLTEIFQNGELERWSDYVAEDLIQHNHEIGQRSDAYKNYVVEHGVTFDFVFQLLGQGNYVVSYGQTQIGGVAYAQYDIFRLENGKIVEHWDNKEVMPKVEDLTNRGKF; via the coding sequence ATGTCAAAACAAGTTGAAAATGCACAAAATTTATACATTCATGCTATTCAAGACGGACGAGTTGCTGAGGCCCAAGCCCAGTCTGTAGGGGATACCTACATCCAACACTCAACAGGTGTGCCTGATGGGAAAGAAGGATTTGCTACTTTCTTTGCAAATTTCTTCGAGCGCCATCCAGAGCGTCAGATTAAGATTGTCCGCACTATTGAGGACGGCAATCTGGTCTTTGTCCATGTTCATCAATATCTGAATGGTGGAGAAGCTCAATGGGTGACGACGGATACTTTCCGTGCGGATGAGAATGGTCGTATCGTTGAGCATTGGGACGTTATTGACTACTATCGCACACCTGAAAATGGGCAACTAGATCAAATCTTTGGAGATTTTGAAATCAAGGATTTGGATAAGACAACAGAAAATAAAAAGTTGGTTCATCGTTTCTTGACAGAAATTTTCCAAAATGGGGAGCTAGAGCGGTGGAGCGATTATGTGGCAGAGGATTTGATTCAGCATAATCATGAGATTGGACAAAGAAGTGATGCTTATAAAAACTATGTAGTAGAACATGGTGTCACTTTTGACTTTGTTTTCCAACTCTTAGGACAAGGAAACTATGTGGTTAGCTATGGTCAGACTCAGATTGGTGGAGTTGCCTATGCCCAGTACGATATCTTCCGTCTAGAAAACGGGAAAATTGTGGAGCATTGGGACAATAAGGAAGTCATGCCTAAGGTAGAAGACTTGACTAACCGAGGAAAATTTTAA
- a CDS encoding ABC transporter ATP-binding protein, which produces MIEYKNVALRYTEKDVLRDVNLRIENGEFMVLVGPSGSGKTTMIKMINRLLEPTDGNIYMDGKRIKDYNERELRLSTGYVLQAIALFPNLTVAENIALIPEMKGWTKEEIAQKTEELLAKVGLPVAEYGHRLPSELSGGEQQRVGIVRAMIGQPKILLMDEPFSALDAISRKQLQVLTKELHKEFGMTTIFVTHDTDEALKLADRIAVLQDGEIRQVANPETILKAPATDFVADLFGGSVHD; this is translated from the coding sequence ATGATTGAATACAAAAATGTAGCGCTACGCTACACAGAAAAAGATGTTTTGAGAGATGTCAATTTACGGATTGAGAATGGGGAGTTCATGGTTTTAGTTGGGCCTTCTGGGTCTGGTAAGACGACCATGATTAAGATGATTAACCGTCTTTTGGAACCGACTGATGGAAATATTTATATGGATGGCAAGCGCATCAAAGACTATAATGAGCGGGAATTGCGTCTTTCTACTGGTTATGTTTTACAGGCTATTGCTCTTTTTCCCAATTTAACAGTTGCAGAAAATATTGCTCTGATTCCTGAGATGAAAGGTTGGACTAAGGAAGAAATTGCTCAGAAAACAGAAGAGCTTTTGGCTAAAGTTGGTTTACCAGTGGCTGAGTATGGGCATCGACTTCCAAGTGAATTATCTGGTGGAGAACAGCAACGGGTTGGTATTGTTCGTGCTATGATTGGTCAGCCTAAGATTTTGCTTATGGATGAACCTTTTTCAGCCTTGGATGCTATTTCGAGAAAACAGCTACAGGTTCTGACGAAAGAATTGCATAAAGAGTTTGGAATGACAACGATTTTTGTGACCCATGATACGGATGAAGCTCTGAAATTGGCGGACCGTATTGCTGTCTTGCAGGATGGAGAGATTCGTCAGGTGGCAAATCCTGAGACGATTTTAAAGGCTCCTGCAACAGACTTTGTAGCAGACTTGTTTGGAGGTAGTGTTCATGACTAA
- a CDS encoding ABC transporter permease/substrate-binding protein has product MTNLISTFQDRFGDWVTALSQHLQLSLLTLLLAIFIAIPLAIYLRYHEKLADWVLQIAGIFQTIPSLALLGLFIPLMGIGTLPALTALVIYAIFPILQNTITGLKGIDPSLQEAGIAFGMTRWERLKKFEIPLAMPVMMSGIRTAAVLIIGTATLAALIGAGGLGSFILLGIDRNNASLILIGALSAAVLAIAFNFLLKVMEKAKLRTIFSGFALVTILLGLSYSPALLAQKEKENLVIAGKLGPEPEILANMYKLLIEENTSMTATVKPNFGKTSFLYEALKKGDIDIYPEFTGTVTESLLQPSPKVSHEPEQVYNVARDGIAKQDHLSYLKPMSYQNTYAVAVPKKIAQEYGLKTISDLKKVEGQLKAGFTLEFNDREDGNKGLQSMYGLNLNVATMEPALRYQAIQSGDIQITDAYSTDAELARYDLQVLEDDKQLFPPYQGAPLMKEALLKKHPELETVLNKLAGKITESQMSQLNYQVGVEGRSAEQVAKEFLQEQGLLKK; this is encoded by the coding sequence ATGACTAATTTGATATCAACTTTTCAGGATCGTTTTGGTGATTGGGTAACAGCCCTATCTCAACATTTGCAGTTGTCACTTTTGACCTTATTACTAGCTATTTTTATTGCTATTCCCTTGGCTATTTATCTTCGCTATCATGAGAAGTTGGCGGACTGGGTCTTGCAGATTGCAGGAATTTTCCAGACTATCCCGTCTCTGGCCTTGTTGGGACTCTTTATTCCCTTGATGGGAATTGGAACCTTGCCTGCTTTGACTGCTCTGGTGATTTATGCGATTTTCCCGATTTTGCAAAATACTATCACTGGGCTAAAGGGAATTGATCCGAGTCTGCAAGAGGCTGGGATTGCCTTTGGGATGACCAGATGGGAGCGTCTCAAGAAGTTTGAAATTCCGCTTGCCATGCCTGTTATGATGTCTGGGATTCGGACGGCAGCTGTCTTGATTATCGGTACAGCAACCTTGGCGGCCTTGATTGGGGCAGGGGGACTAGGTTCCTTTATCCTTTTGGGAATTGACCGTAATAATGCCAGTCTGATTTTGATTGGGGCACTTTCTGCTGCAGTGCTTGCTATTGCCTTTAACTTCCTACTAAAAGTGATGGAAAAGGCAAAATTGCGGACGATTTTTTCTGGTTTTGCCTTGGTGACAATATTGCTCGGTCTGTCTTATAGCCCAGCCCTCTTAGCTCAAAAAGAGAAAGAAAACTTGGTTATTGCTGGGAAATTGGGACCGGAACCAGAAATTTTGGCCAATATGTATAAGTTGCTGATTGAAGAAAATACCAGCATGACTGCGACTGTTAAACCAAATTTTGGGAAAACAAGCTTTCTTTATGAAGCTTTGAAAAAAGGCGATATTGATATCTATCCTGAATTTACTGGTACGGTGACTGAAAGTTTGCTGCAACCATCACCGAAAGTGAGTCATGAGCCAGAGCAAGTTTATAATGTGGCGCGTGATGGCATTGCCAAACAGGATCATCTATCCTATCTCAAACCCATGTCTTATCAAAATACCTATGCTGTAGCTGTTCCGAAAAAGATTGCTCAGGAATACGGCTTGAAGACCATTTCGGACTTAAAAAAAGTGGAAGGGCAATTGAAGGCAGGCTTTACACTTGAGTTTAATGACCGTGAAGATGGCAATAAGGGCTTGCAGTCAATGTACGGTCTCAATCTCAATGTGGCGACCATGGAGCCAGCCCTTCGCTATCAGGCAATTCAGTCAGGTGATATTCAAATCACGGACGCTTATTCAACCGATGCGGAATTGGCACGTTATGATTTACAGGTATTGGAAGATGACAAGCAACTCTTCCCACCTTATCAAGGGGCTCCACTAATGAAAGAAGCTCTTCTAAAGAAACATCCAGAGTTGGAAACAGTTCTCAATAAATTGGCTGGTAAAATTACTGAAAGCCAGATGAGCCAGCTCAACTACCAAGTCGGTGTTGAAGGCAGGTCAGCAGAACAAGTAGCCAAGGAGTTTCTACAAGAACAAGGTTTGTTGAAGAAATAG
- a CDS encoding TetR/AcrR family transcriptional regulator has product MPKRDRRVSKTKKAIYQAFLQLLNDKGYDATTVQDIIDLADVGRSTFYCHYESKELLLDELCRYLFHHLFEREGHFTTEDYLAHIFLHFQKNQDHVTSLLFSKNDYFLRQLHKELEHHVYPMLADELKEAHTNLPTSYLQHLVVSNFIETLTWWLKKGQDFTYQEVVQFYLDLLIPKN; this is encoded by the coding sequence ATGCCAAAAAGAGACCGTCGAGTCAGCAAGACGAAAAAAGCCATCTATCAAGCTTTTTTACAACTTTTGAACGACAAAGGCTATGATGCCACTACTGTTCAGGATATCATTGACCTAGCAGATGTTGGGCGTTCTACTTTTTACTGTCACTATGAAAGCAAGGAACTCCTTTTAGATGAGCTCTGTCGCTACCTCTTTCATCATCTCTTTGAAAGGGAAGGACACTTTACTACCGAGGACTACCTCGCACATATCTTTTTACATTTTCAGAAAAACCAGGACCATGTTACCAGTCTGCTATTTTCCAAAAATGACTACTTCCTCCGTCAACTCCATAAAGAGCTAGAACACCATGTCTATCCCATGTTGGCTGATGAGTTAAAAGAAGCCCACACTAATCTGCCTACTTCTTACCTCCAACACTTGGTCGTGTCCAACTTTATCGAGACATTGACCTGGTGGCTCAAAAAAGGACAAGACTTTACATACCAGGAAGTTGTCCAGTTTTATCTAGACCTTCTCATTCCTAAAAATTGA
- a CDS encoding cation diffusion facilitator family transporter produces the protein MSSKTSIWLAFFLNLSYAIVEFIAGGIFGSSAVLADSVHDLGDAIAIGISALLETISNREEDRQYTLGYKRFSLLGAMLTAVILMIGSVLVILENVTKIVHPQPVNEEGILWLGIIAVAINVLASLVVRKGKTKNESILSLHFLEDTLGWLAVILMAIILRFTDWYILDPLLSLVISIFILSKAIPRFWSALKIFLDAVPEGVETSDLEKDLEALPNVNSVNQLSIWSMDGLENNAIVHICIKDWEQMMETKEVVRQCLEERGVQNITIEVDSSQSNHAQHKRRVRELEQKHGHHH, from the coding sequence ATGAGTTCTAAAACATCTATCTGGTTAGCTTTTTTCTTAAATTTAAGCTATGCGATTGTTGAGTTTATCGCAGGAGGAATCTTTGGTTCGAGTGCAGTTCTTGCTGATTCCGTTCATGACTTGGGAGATGCTATAGCCATTGGCATCTCAGCCCTTTTAGAAACAATTTCAAACCGTGAAGAAGATAGACAGTACACCTTGGGTTACAAACGTTTTAGTCTTTTAGGAGCCATGCTAACGGCTGTGATTCTTATGATAGGGTCTGTCCTAGTGATCTTGGAAAATGTCACAAAGATTGTTCACCCGCAACCCGTCAATGAGGAAGGCATCCTCTGGCTGGGAATCATTGCAGTAGCCATTAATGTGCTAGCAAGTCTGGTAGTTCGTAAGGGGAAAACAAAGAACGAGTCAATTCTTAGCCTGCATTTTTTGGAAGACACTCTTGGTTGGTTGGCCGTCATTCTAATGGCGATTATTCTTCGATTTACGGACTGGTATATCCTCGATCCGCTTTTATCACTAGTTATTTCTATCTTTATTCTGTCGAAAGCCATTCCTCGCTTTTGGAGCGCACTGAAAATTTTCCTAGATGCTGTGCCAGAAGGAGTCGAGACAAGTGATTTGGAGAAGGATTTAGAGGCTCTACCCAATGTCAACAGTGTCAATCAACTTAGCATTTGGTCCATGGATGGTCTAGAGAATAATGCTATTGTTCACATTTGTATCAAGGACTGGGAACAGATGATGGAAACCAAAGAAGTGGTGCGTCAATGTTTAGAAGAAAGAGGCGTGCAGAATATCACTATTGAAGTAGATAGCAGTCAAAGCAATCATGCGCAACATAAGCGGAGGGTGAGAGAATTAGAGCAGAAGCATGGGCATCATCATTAG